From Curtobacterium sp. SGAir0471, the proteins below share one genomic window:
- a CDS encoding dipeptide ABC transporter ATP-binding protein yields MSTTTTTTETVLRVRGLDVRFPTPRGEVHAVRGVDLELRRGEVLGIVGESGSGKSVTSMAILGLLPETTKVTGSIELEGQELVGRSDKQMSKLRGAKVAMVFQDPLSAFTPVYTIGDQIAETVLVHRGGTKQQARERAVELLKLVGIPQADRRVDAFPHEFSGGMRQRAMIAMAMANDPDVILADEPTTALDVTIQAQIIDVLRTAQRETGAALVFVSHDLGVIAGIADRIAVMYAGRIVETASAEELFARPRMPYTIGLIGALPRLDESSGGPLVPIPGSPPSLIGLADACPFADRCPLAAAVCRGSEPPLAAIDVAAGVPGENPIDISVPHAVACHRYEEVAAAHADAGAIFHLPEIPETGTAVTGPTDRAARDAVVRVEGLTKTFPLLRGALFKRKVGEVFAVDGVDLDIRKGETLGLVGESGSGKSTTLHQLMDLDRPEQGSVELFGRPVVATKQLRQRISMVFQDPAASLDPRMSVYDVVAEPLRAIGASSDRIAERVPALLGLVGLRAAEADRYPHEFSGGQRQRISIARALATEPELVVLDEPVSALDVSIQAGVLNLLADLKARLGLSYLFVSHDLSVIRHVADRVSVMYLGRTVEEGAVDEVFERPMHPYTAALMSAVPVPDPVVERSRRTILLPGDPPSPTERPTGCRFRSRCPLYAMLPESEQQRCRDEVPEKAARRGAERDHRAACHYPEKVPQLVA; encoded by the coding sequence ATGAGCACCACCACGACCACCACCGAGACCGTCCTGCGCGTCCGCGGACTCGACGTCCGCTTCCCGACCCCGCGTGGTGAGGTCCACGCTGTCCGCGGCGTCGACCTCGAGCTGCGTCGGGGTGAGGTCCTCGGCATCGTCGGGGAGTCCGGCTCGGGCAAGTCCGTGACGAGCATGGCGATCCTCGGCCTGCTCCCGGAGACCACGAAGGTCACGGGCTCGATCGAGCTCGAGGGGCAGGAGCTCGTCGGCCGCAGCGACAAGCAGATGAGCAAGCTCCGCGGCGCGAAGGTCGCGATGGTCTTCCAGGACCCGCTGTCAGCCTTCACCCCCGTCTACACGATCGGCGACCAGATCGCGGAGACCGTCCTCGTGCACCGCGGCGGCACCAAGCAGCAGGCCCGCGAGCGCGCGGTCGAGCTCCTCAAGCTCGTCGGCATCCCGCAGGCCGACCGGCGGGTGGACGCCTTCCCGCACGAGTTCTCGGGCGGCATGCGGCAGCGCGCGATGATCGCGATGGCGATGGCGAACGATCCGGACGTGATCCTGGCCGACGAACCCACCACGGCGCTCGACGTGACGATCCAGGCACAGATCATCGACGTGCTCCGGACCGCGCAGCGGGAGACCGGTGCGGCGCTCGTCTTCGTCAGTCACGACCTCGGGGTCATCGCCGGCATCGCCGACCGCATCGCCGTGATGTACGCGGGCAGGATCGTCGAGACCGCGAGTGCCGAGGAGCTGTTCGCCCGGCCGCGGATGCCGTACACGATCGGCCTGATCGGCGCGCTGCCCCGGCTGGACGAGTCGAGCGGCGGGCCGCTCGTGCCGATCCCCGGCTCGCCGCCGTCCCTGATCGGGCTCGCCGACGCCTGCCCGTTCGCCGATCGGTGCCCACTCGCCGCGGCGGTCTGCCGCGGCTCGGAGCCACCGCTCGCCGCGATCGACGTCGCGGCGGGTGTCCCCGGCGAAAACCCGATCGACATCTCGGTGCCGCACGCCGTCGCCTGCCACCGGTACGAGGAGGTCGCCGCGGCGCACGCCGATGCGGGCGCGATCTTCCACCTGCCGGAGATCCCCGAGACCGGCACCGCGGTGACCGGGCCGACCGATCGCGCCGCACGCGACGCCGTCGTCCGGGTGGAGGGCCTGACGAAGACCTTCCCGCTGCTGCGCGGTGCGCTCTTCAAGCGGAAGGTCGGTGAGGTCTTCGCCGTCGATGGTGTCGACCTCGACATCCGGAAGGGCGAGACCCTGGGACTCGTCGGCGAGTCCGGATCCGGCAAGTCCACGACGCTCCACCAGCTGATGGACCTGGACCGACCGGAGCAGGGCAGCGTCGAGTTGTTCGGTCGGCCCGTGGTCGCCACGAAGCAGCTGCGGCAGCGCATCTCGATGGTGTTCCAGGACCCGGCGGCGAGCCTCGACCCGCGCATGTCGGTGTACGACGTCGTCGCCGAGCCGCTCCGGGCGATCGGGGCGTCGTCCGACCGGATCGCCGAGCGCGTGCCGGCGCTCCTCGGACTCGTCGGACTCCGCGCCGCCGAGGCCGACCGCTACCCGCACGAGTTCTCGGGTGGACAGCGGCAGCGCATCTCGATCGCACGGGCGCTGGCCACCGAGCCGGAACTCGTCGTGCTCGACGAGCCGGTCTCCGCGCTCGATGTGTCGATCCAGGCCGGGGTGCTCAACCTGCTCGCCGACCTCAAGGCACGCCTGGGACTGTCCTACCTGTTCGTGTCGCACGACCTGTCGGTGATCCGGCACGTCGCGGACCGCGTCAGCGTGATGTACCTCGGCCGCACCGTGGAGGAGGGCGCCGTCGACGAGGTCTTCGAGCGGCCCATGCACCCGTACACGGCGGCGCTCATGTCGGCGGTGCCGGTGCCGGACCCCGTGGTGGAGCGGTCGCGGCG